One Pelagicoccus enzymogenes DNA window includes the following coding sequences:
- a CDS encoding RNA recognition motif domain-containing protein, whose protein sequence is MEIYVGNISFGLSEGDLQDAFEQFGAVSQLKIITDRETGRSRGFGFITMDNAEEGQAAIAGLNGQELDGRELSVREATPRAPRAPRGGGGGFRGGDRPRGGGGGGYRGGSGGGDRRGGGGGYRGNDRRGGGDRRGGGYQDGY, encoded by the coding sequence ATGGAAATATACGTAGGAAACATCTCCTTCGGGCTATCGGAAGGAGACCTGCAAGACGCGTTCGAGCAATTCGGCGCGGTCTCACAGCTCAAAATCATCACTGACCGCGAAACCGGTCGCTCCCGTGGTTTTGGGTTCATCACAATGGACAATGCCGAAGAAGGCCAAGCAGCAATCGCTGGATTGAACGGGCAAGAGCTCGACGGACGTGAACTTTCCGTCCGCGAAGCGACCCCACGCGCTCCACGCGCCCCTCGCGGCGGAGGCGGTGGCTTCCGTGGCGGTGACCGTCCACGTGGCGGCGGCGGTGGTGGTTACCGTGGCGGCAGTGGCGGCGGAGATCGTCGCGGCGGAGGTGGCGGCTACCGTGGAAACGATCGTCGTGGCGGCGGAGATCGCCGTGGCGGTGGTTATCAAGACGGTTACTAA
- a CDS encoding porin → MTKNQNWKRLAAAGIASLTVFGSSLAAQDELPSREEMWAIIQKQQEQINALLERVDTTETKLVETEQEIEVTAGKVETTASFVEGYVSSGAASGGSASAAERTHLGGYGELHYNFGKADSADFHRWVLFLDHAFNDDIRFVSEVELEHSIAGDGQPGEIELEQAYVEFDLNDTDTAKAGIFLVPVGILNETHEPATFYGVERNNVEKNIIPTTWWEGGVAYRHTNDSGWAFDAAAHTGLFAPTSGSKAFNIRSGRQKVGSAEASDGAITTRATYSGTPGLQVGFSAQYQTDIAQGTLAESIDATLVSAHADYQRGGFGLRALYARWDLGGAAPGINGADEQFGYYIEPSYRFATEAGDVGFFARYSVYDNYAGSASNTEDAFFDIGMNYWPIENVVFKWDVQFTDYANSAKDEEIINIGVGYHF, encoded by the coding sequence ATGACCAAGAACCAGAATTGGAAACGCCTCGCAGCTGCAGGCATCGCTAGCCTCACCGTTTTCGGCAGCTCCCTCGCCGCCCAAGACGAGCTCCCCTCTCGCGAAGAGATGTGGGCGATCATCCAAAAGCAGCAGGAGCAGATCAACGCCCTGCTCGAACGCGTCGACACGACCGAGACCAAGCTGGTCGAGACGGAGCAAGAGATCGAGGTTACCGCCGGCAAGGTGGAAACCACTGCCAGCTTCGTAGAGGGCTACGTTTCCTCCGGCGCTGCATCCGGCGGCAGCGCCTCGGCTGCGGAACGCACCCACCTCGGCGGCTACGGCGAGCTTCACTACAATTTCGGCAAGGCCGACTCCGCCGACTTCCACCGCTGGGTCCTCTTCCTCGACCACGCGTTCAATGACGACATTCGCTTCGTTTCCGAGGTGGAACTGGAGCACTCCATCGCAGGCGACGGCCAACCGGGCGAAATCGAGCTCGAGCAAGCCTACGTCGAGTTCGACCTCAACGACACCGACACCGCCAAGGCAGGAATCTTCCTCGTCCCGGTAGGCATCCTCAACGAGACCCACGAGCCCGCGACCTTCTACGGCGTCGAGCGCAACAACGTTGAGAAGAACATCATCCCTACCACCTGGTGGGAAGGTGGCGTCGCCTACCGCCACACCAACGACTCTGGTTGGGCTTTCGACGCGGCGGCCCACACCGGCCTCTTCGCTCCAACCTCCGGCAGCAAGGCTTTCAACATTCGCAGCGGCCGCCAAAAGGTCGGCTCCGCAGAAGCCTCCGACGGCGCCATCACCACTCGCGCCACCTACTCCGGCACTCCCGGCCTGCAAGTCGGATTCTCCGCCCAGTACCAGACTGACATCGCCCAAGGCACTCTGGCAGAGTCCATCGACGCGACACTGGTTTCCGCTCACGCCGACTACCAACGCGGCGGCTTCGGACTTCGCGCCCTCTACGCTCGCTGGGATCTCGGCGGCGCCGCTCCGGGAATCAACGGAGCGGACGAGCAATTCGGCTACTACATCGAACCGTCCTACCGCTTCGCAACGGAAGCAGGCGACGTCGGCTTCTTCGCTCGCTACAGCGTATACGACAACTACGCCGGCAGCGCCTCCAACACGGAAGACGCCTTCTTCGATATCGGCATGAACTACTGGCCCATCGAGAACGTAGTCTTCAAGTGGGACGTGCAGTTCACCGACTACGCGAACTCCGCCAAGGACGAGGAAATCATCAACATCGGAGTTGGCTACCACTTCTAA
- a CDS encoding FMN-binding protein, translating into MNLNTPRLTSLALAAAMAFAYSTFGDTPDEEVYLAPESFVAESFDGASPKPSVLWITNELKPDIQKILGHDYPALRVRYWKDKERTAWILEEIGKVKPITVGIVVEDGRITRLKVLIYRESHGWEVKHSFFTNQFTDAELTEKLRLNKNIDGISGATLSVNALKRLGRLALFLHQQALR; encoded by the coding sequence ATGAACTTGAATACGCCAAGATTGACCAGCCTCGCCCTCGCCGCCGCGATGGCTTTCGCGTATTCGACTTTTGGCGACACTCCGGACGAGGAAGTTTACCTCGCCCCCGAGAGCTTCGTGGCGGAATCATTCGACGGCGCCTCGCCTAAACCTTCCGTCCTCTGGATCACCAACGAACTCAAGCCCGACATACAAAAGATACTCGGGCACGACTACCCCGCCCTGCGGGTTCGCTACTGGAAAGACAAAGAGCGCACCGCCTGGATCCTCGAAGAGATCGGCAAGGTCAAGCCCATCACCGTCGGTATCGTGGTAGAGGACGGTCGGATCACTCGCTTGAAGGTCCTCATCTACCGCGAGAGCCACGGCTGGGAAGTGAAGCACAGCTTCTTCACCAACCAATTCACCGATGCGGAGCTCACAGAAAAGCTTCGACTCAACAAGAACATCGACGGAATTTCAGGCGCAACCCTGTCCGTCAACGCCCTTAAGCGACTCGGACGGCTCGCCCTGTTCCTGCATCAGCAAGCCCTTCGATGA
- a CDS encoding PepSY-associated TM helix domain-containing protein — MSKTLPKQKKRRGPGRALLRLHRRVGVALSAIFILICVTGILLNHSDDLDFQSRTVEADWIYDWYGLQPAGEVIHYSLGQHSLASLDGQLFLDKRSLGHFPPPIGAAPLENLIAVAFPKSMLLLTREGEIIETIPPASLPGDTISQIVTDDQRTLIIDTDAGPYRSDESIIDWSPIAEPNRKLETIAASPAPDELTQHLLRAFRGEGITWGRVLLDIHTGRFFGSAGKWIADLSGIALILLTLTGVFYTMRYLKKARERSLSR, encoded by the coding sequence ATGAGTAAAACGCTCCCCAAACAAAAAAAGCGACGCGGTCCCGGACGGGCCTTGCTCCGCCTTCACCGTCGGGTAGGCGTAGCCCTCTCGGCCATCTTCATCCTAATCTGCGTCACCGGCATCCTGCTCAACCATAGCGACGACCTCGACTTCCAAAGCCGCACCGTGGAAGCCGACTGGATCTACGATTGGTACGGTCTCCAGCCCGCCGGAGAGGTCATTCACTACTCGCTCGGCCAGCACAGCCTGGCCTCGCTCGACGGGCAGCTCTTCCTCGATAAAAGGAGCCTCGGCCACTTTCCGCCCCCTATCGGAGCAGCTCCTCTCGAAAACCTGATCGCGGTCGCCTTTCCGAAAAGCATGCTTCTCCTCACGAGAGAGGGGGAAATCATAGAAACGATCCCCCCGGCCTCCCTGCCCGGCGATACCATTTCCCAAATCGTCACCGACGACCAGCGTACCCTGATTATCGATACGGACGCTGGTCCCTACCGGTCCGACGAGTCGATCATCGACTGGTCCCCTATCGCTGAACCCAACCGTAAACTCGAAACCATTGCCGCGAGCCCGGCACCAGACGAACTCACCCAACACCTGCTCCGCGCCTTCCGCGGGGAAGGCATAACTTGGGGACGCGTGCTGCTCGACATCCACACAGGCCGCTTCTTCGGCAGCGCTGGAAAATGGATTGCCGACCTAAGCGGCATCGCCCTCATCCTGCTCACCCTCACCGGCGTTTTCTATACCATGAGGTACCTGAAGAAGGCCCGCGAACGTTCCTTGTCCCGATAA
- a CDS encoding FAD:protein FMN transferase has product MTPTRRRFIKIAAVQSAALAAASQASVFGTAHSKALHPWRGIVLGAEASIQLNCDSEKRAKRVLKTCVSEIQRLETIFSLYDERSSLSQLNKEKRLKQAPAELLELLRFAQEFGAQSQGIFDVTIQPVIQAYREHFARHDSGLPANLSQALKSVDYRKIRITADTIEIPATVSITLNGVAQGYITDKIAALLREEGFGHTLIDLGEKRALDSHPSGRNWQLGLANGFGIHDVAELNNQALSSSGGYGTTFDKSGQHHHLIDPRNGLSANHHASVHVLASDATLADALSTALATCSREEAKQLEAKFPAATVFRS; this is encoded by the coding sequence ATGACACCTACCCGCCGCCGCTTCATCAAGATCGCCGCCGTTCAATCCGCTGCCCTTGCCGCAGCCAGCCAAGCGAGCGTGTTCGGTACGGCCCATTCGAAAGCCCTGCACCCTTGGAGAGGGATCGTACTCGGAGCCGAGGCCAGCATCCAGCTGAATTGCGACAGCGAAAAGAGAGCCAAACGAGTCCTCAAGACCTGCGTATCCGAAATCCAACGACTGGAAACGATCTTCAGCCTCTACGACGAACGCTCCAGCCTATCCCAGCTCAATAAAGAGAAACGACTCAAGCAAGCCCCTGCCGAACTTCTCGAGCTCCTTCGATTCGCCCAAGAATTCGGAGCCCAGAGCCAAGGCATCTTCGACGTTACCATCCAACCCGTAATTCAGGCCTATCGCGAGCACTTCGCCCGCCACGACTCCGGCCTTCCCGCTAACCTTTCTCAAGCGCTCAAGTCGGTCGACTACCGCAAGATCCGTATCACAGCCGACACCATAGAAATCCCGGCTACCGTATCCATCACGCTGAACGGCGTCGCCCAAGGATACATTACAGATAAGATAGCGGCCTTGCTGCGAGAGGAAGGCTTCGGCCACACCCTTATCGACCTCGGAGAAAAACGCGCCTTGGATTCTCATCCAAGCGGCCGCAACTGGCAGCTCGGACTCGCGAACGGTTTCGGCATACACGACGTGGCAGAGCTCAACAATCAAGCGCTGTCCTCATCCGGCGGATACGGAACGACTTTCGACAAAAGCGGACAGCACCATCACTTGATCGACCCCCGCAACGGCCTTTCGGCCAACCACCACGCTTCCGTTCACGTGCTTGCGAGCGACGCAACCCTCGCCGACGCGCTGTCCACCGCCCTCGCTACCTGCAGCCGAGAGGAGGCTAAGCAGCTGGAGGCCAAGTTCCCAGCAGCGACCGTATTCAGGTCCTGA
- a CDS encoding calcium/sodium antiporter produces MLLPILALVIGLVALIWSADRFIDGASGVAGHFGMPPLLIGILIVGFGTSAPELIVSAIAAAQNNPGLALGNAFGSNIANIALILGITTLVVPITVRSSILKKELPILSAATVLVGYLVWNLDISRLDGIVMLIVFAAIMAWTTYEGMKGESDILAEEFTEELQSKKTSLGMSFFWLFLGLAILLASSRSMVWGAVEIATLLGVSDLVIGLTIVAVGTSLPELASSIAAARKGEHDIVIGNIIGSNMFNTLAVVGIAAVISPFETVSEVLSRDLPSVAGLTLALFLICFRKGGSGRVTRLEGGLLVIAFAAYNSWVFLS; encoded by the coding sequence ATGCTACTTCCTATCCTTGCACTCGTAATCGGCCTCGTCGCCCTCATTTGGAGCGCCGACCGCTTCATTGACGGAGCCTCCGGCGTGGCAGGACACTTCGGCATGCCGCCCCTCCTCATCGGCATCCTCATCGTCGGCTTCGGCACCTCCGCCCCCGAACTCATCGTCTCCGCCATCGCCGCCGCCCAAAACAATCCCGGGCTCGCTCTCGGCAACGCCTTCGGCTCCAACATCGCCAACATCGCCCTCATTCTCGGAATCACCACCCTGGTGGTGCCCATCACCGTACGCTCCAGCATCCTGAAGAAGGAGCTGCCCATCCTTTCCGCCGCCACCGTGCTCGTCGGCTACCTCGTCTGGAACCTCGATATCTCCCGCCTCGACGGGATCGTCATGCTGATCGTCTTTGCCGCCATCATGGCATGGACCACCTACGAGGGCATGAAGGGAGAGAGCGACATCCTGGCCGAAGAATTCACCGAAGAGCTGCAAAGCAAGAAAACCTCGCTCGGCATGTCCTTCTTTTGGTTGTTCCTTGGACTGGCCATCCTTCTGGCCAGCTCGCGCTCCATGGTCTGGGGCGCCGTCGAAATAGCCACCTTGCTCGGGGTGAGCGATCTCGTGATCGGATTGACCATCGTCGCCGTCGGCACCTCCCTCCCAGAGCTTGCCTCCTCCATCGCCGCTGCCCGCAAAGGGGAACACGACATCGTGATCGGCAACATAATCGGCTCCAACATGTTCAACACCCTCGCGGTCGTGGGGATTGCCGCCGTGATCAGCCCTTTCGAAACCGTTTCCGAGGTCCTCAGCCGCGACTTGCCCAGCGTCGCCGGCCTCACCCTTGCCCTGTTCCTGATTTGTTTCCGCAAAGGAGGCTCCGGCCGCGTCACTCGACTCGAGGGTGGCCTGCTCGTCATCGCCTT